Proteins co-encoded in one Malus domestica chromosome 09, GDT2T_hap1 genomic window:
- the MYB25 gene encoding myb-related protein Myb4-like (The RefSeq protein has 2 substitutions compared to this genomic sequence): protein MVRTPCRDENGMKKGTWTPEEDRKLIVYVTRYGCWNWRQLPKFAGLSRCGKSCRLRWMNYLRPNIKRGNYSKEEEETIIKLHEKLGNRWSAIAAQLPGRTDNEIKNHWHTNLKKRTNKKQCNSSFSSSATNTEETPSSSNLEAAVDQPIKKAIFPNAESTTALQVIKKSDDRVDNSSQLSSSPQPSSSEVSSMSADDNWVNFVEDFNLSSVEAYADNQFIDDFWTKPFLADNSYIPSGFYTPLMDSEFLYPLF, encoded by the exons ATGGTTAGAACTCCTTGCCGTGATGAAAATGGAATGAAGAAAGGTACGTGGACACCTGAGGAAGACAGGAAGCTAATTGCTTATGTCACTAGGTATGGCTGCTGGAATTGGCGCCAACTTCCCAAATTTGCAG GTCTGTCAAGGTGTGGGAAGAGTTGCAGACTGCGGTGGATGAATTATTTGAGGCCAAACATCAAGAGAGGAAACTacagcaaagaagaagaggaaactaTCATCAAATTACACGAAAAATTGGGGAATAG ATGGTCTGCTATAGCAGCTCAGCTACCAGGAAGAACGGACAATGAGATCAAAAATCACTGGCATACAAACCTCAAGAAACGCACGAATAAAAAACAGTGCAACTCATCATTTTCATCATCAGCCACAAATACTGAAGAAACTCCCAGTTCCTCAAACCTGGAAGCAGCAGTGGATCAACCAATTAAGAAAGCTATTTTTCCAAATGCAGAAAGTACCACTGCCCTCcaagtaataaaaaaaagtgaTGATCGTGTTGATAATAGCTCCCAACTTTCGTCGTCTCCACAACCGTCATCAAGTGAAGTCTCGTCCATGAGTGCAGATGATAATTGGGTTAATTTTGTGGAAGACTTTAATCTTAGTTCCATGGAAGCATATGCAGACAATCAGTTCATCGATGATTTCTGGACCAAGCCATTTTTGGCTGATAATTCCTACATTCCAAGTGGGTTTTACACGCCCTTGATGGATTCCGAGTTTTTGTATCCACTATTTTGA